Proteins encoded within one genomic window of Balneolaceae bacterium:
- a CDS encoding PAS domain S-box protein — translation MTNKKRTERDEVKEKSNHQIYTQREHYRFVFENSIAALFITRPDGTILEANKAACRMFGYTEEEFKKQGMQGMIDPKSPDFSEKLKEREEKGSTSGEVIGIRKNGKRFWCEFSSSIFADADGNKMVSIELIDMFDTTDRQESLKGVMNNVPGVIYRYVTKPDGFEKIHFVTGEVKQVLGFNPDDIFKDKSLGWKNIHKDDVDRVIQSMNESAEKNTKWVCEYRYHHPDGTTRWLRGMGNPVSKKDGRVVWDSIVIDITKEKQAELNLKLMESVVTEANDAVLITKAEPVEAPEGPEIVYVNRSFEKMTGYTAEDVIGKTPRILQGANTGSKQLQELRNAIRNRESVEVELLNYNKSGDEYWVNISLSPMFERGKCTHFISIQKDITDRKLQELQKALSSEISLIFNREETVRSALQSSLDEIASLHYFDAVEFWLADRDRTLMNLAAHSIGNPEIEQFYTDGKKVEVFKKGEGLPGKTWKQKKNLFWRNLDKRKTFIRREKAAKAGVKTAFSFPVIDEEDVLGVLVLLASKDLKSERYYVDLFKELADQFASEIKRKEVEEELSRIFNSAPDVICIAGLDGYYKKVNPAMSELLGYTEKELLNTPIIEFVHPADKQKTEEEFEALNRGEGNHYFENRHITKSGKVIWLSWTTKPFYDEKITYSVAKDVTEEKELRQLLDRANRLAKIGSWEVDLINEEVYWSDITRQIHEEEPDFEPDLDAVLNYYKEGEARELIQQAAEETMKNGTPWDLELPIITAKGNEKWIRTIGKAEIVNGKPVRIYGSFQDIHKRKTAEEKLKEKTRQLDAIARFNALLIKEDDWFRALDKSLEQFGEVAGADRVYFFEHSILHETGQDAISMKAEWVSEGTTREIDNPNHQNHPFDDIQSFMDQVIHEGGFNKVVSEIEDKELAEFISGQQIKSILALPVFTNKQFRGFMGFDDCVNERIWSEEEVTFLKTIAINLGSAIENKISKERILKSESRLQGIIDSQTNYIIRTDLEGYYTYYNPKFKEEYGWIHDKDNLEGTHSMISIKEYHHDRVRQVVDQCMNNPNEVYQVEIDKPGKNGKIKTTLWDFVCLTDNAGKPTEIQCVGIDITEKKVSETELKESLREKEVLLAEIHHRVKNNLAVVSAMMQLQAYEEENELIEEKLNASISRIHTMATIHEILYQSGNFSKLSFSKILEKLIESISSTMGQDKNIDVRFTPVPLELNINQAIPCALIVNEVITNVYKHAFKGRKKGILDVNLSIVNDSVDIEIKDNGIGLPKSFTSQDAKSLGIHLIKTLALQLEAEYSFNSSGKGTEFRLRFTKADIRGSGNAQLSGSIAP, via the coding sequence ATGACGAATAAAAAACGTACTGAGAGAGATGAAGTAAAAGAAAAATCGAACCACCAAATCTACACACAGAGAGAACACTACCGGTTTGTCTTTGAGAACTCCATAGCGGCGCTATTTATTACACGGCCCGATGGCACTATTCTTGAGGCAAACAAAGCCGCATGCCGTATGTTCGGTTACACGGAAGAGGAGTTCAAGAAACAGGGAATGCAGGGTATGATCGATCCGAAGTCACCGGACTTCTCTGAGAAACTGAAGGAACGAGAAGAGAAGGGCAGTACGTCAGGTGAAGTGATTGGGATTCGGAAAAACGGAAAAAGATTTTGGTGTGAGTTTTCATCATCTATTTTTGCCGATGCTGACGGCAATAAAATGGTTAGTATAGAGCTGATCGACATGTTCGATACGACGGACAGGCAAGAGAGCCTGAAGGGAGTGATGAACAATGTGCCCGGCGTAATCTATCGATATGTGACGAAACCGGATGGATTTGAAAAAATACACTTTGTAACCGGCGAAGTGAAGCAGGTTTTGGGTTTCAATCCCGATGATATTTTTAAAGACAAAAGCCTTGGATGGAAGAATATTCACAAGGATGACGTGGACCGTGTGATTCAGTCCATGAATGAATCTGCGGAGAAGAACACAAAATGGGTGTGTGAGTACCGGTATCACCATCCGGATGGTACCACGCGCTGGCTGCGGGGAATGGGTAATCCGGTCAGTAAGAAAGACGGCCGTGTGGTCTGGGATTCCATTGTGATTGATATTACCAAAGAGAAACAGGCGGAATTGAACCTGAAACTGATGGAATCGGTGGTGACCGAGGCCAACGACGCGGTTTTGATTACGAAAGCGGAACCGGTTGAGGCCCCTGAAGGCCCTGAGATCGTCTACGTAAACCGAAGTTTTGAGAAAATGACGGGCTACACGGCCGAAGATGTAATCGGGAAAACGCCCCGCATACTGCAAGGGGCGAATACCGGGTCGAAGCAGCTTCAAGAATTACGTAATGCAATTCGAAACCGGGAAAGCGTGGAAGTGGAGCTTCTCAACTACAACAAAAGTGGTGATGAGTACTGGGTGAATATTTCGCTGAGCCCAATGTTTGAAAGGGGCAAATGTACACATTTTATATCTATCCAGAAGGATATAACCGATCGTAAACTTCAGGAACTTCAGAAAGCACTTTCGTCCGAAATAAGTTTGATTTTTAACAGAGAAGAAACCGTAAGAAGTGCCCTGCAATCTTCGCTGGATGAAATTGCCAGTCTGCACTACTTTGATGCGGTTGAATTTTGGCTTGCGGATAGAGACCGAACATTGATGAATCTTGCGGCCCATTCGATTGGAAATCCTGAAATAGAACAATTTTATACAGACGGGAAAAAAGTTGAGGTATTTAAAAAAGGAGAGGGCCTGCCAGGTAAAACATGGAAGCAAAAGAAGAACTTGTTCTGGAGAAACCTGGATAAACGAAAAACATTTATCCGGCGGGAAAAAGCCGCAAAAGCCGGAGTAAAAACCGCGTTCAGTTTCCCCGTAATCGATGAAGAGGATGTACTGGGTGTACTTGTTTTGTTAGCATCGAAAGATCTGAAAAGTGAACGTTATTATGTGGATCTGTTTAAAGAGTTAGCAGATCAGTTTGCATCCGAAATTAAACGCAAAGAAGTTGAGGAAGAACTCTCAAGAATATTTAACTCTGCCCCGGACGTGATCTGCATTGCGGGGCTCGACGGTTATTATAAAAAAGTAAATCCGGCAATGAGCGAGCTGCTGGGATATACCGAAAAAGAATTATTGAATACGCCAATCATTGAATTTGTGCATCCGGCAGATAAACAGAAAACAGAGGAGGAGTTTGAGGCATTAAACAGGGGAGAAGGGAATCACTATTTCGAGAACCGCCATATCACCAAATCGGGGAAAGTAATCTGGTTGTCGTGGACTACAAAACCCTTTTATGATGAAAAGATCACATACAGCGTAGCTAAAGACGTAACGGAAGAAAAGGAGCTTCGGCAGCTCCTTGACCGGGCGAACCGGCTTGCCAAAATAGGGAGCTGGGAGGTGGATTTAATCAATGAAGAGGTGTATTGGTCTGACATTACCCGGCAGATCCACGAAGAGGAACCGGACTTTGAGCCTGACCTTGATGCTGTTTTAAACTATTATAAAGAAGGAGAGGCCAGGGAACTTATCCAGCAGGCAGCCGAAGAGACGATGAAAAACGGCACTCCGTGGGATCTTGAACTGCCCATCATCACGGCTAAGGGAAATGAGAAATGGATCAGGACGATAGGAAAAGCTGAGATTGTAAATGGCAAACCGGTTCGGATATACGGCAGCTTTCAGGATATTCATAAAAGAAAAACGGCCGAAGAGAAGCTAAAAGAAAAAACCAGGCAGCTTGATGCTATAGCACGTTTTAATGCCTTATTGATCAAAGAAGATGACTGGTTTCGAGCCCTGGACAAAAGCCTTGAGCAGTTCGGTGAAGTTGCCGGGGCGGACAGGGTCTACTTTTTTGAACACTCCATTCTGCATGAAACCGGTCAGGATGCTATATCCATGAAGGCGGAATGGGTATCGGAGGGAACGACCCGCGAAATTGATAACCCCAATCACCAGAATCATCCGTTTGATGATATTCAGAGTTTTATGGATCAAGTGATCCATGAAGGTGGGTTTAATAAAGTAGTATCGGAAATTGAGGACAAGGAGCTAGCGGAATTTATTTCAGGCCAGCAGATCAAATCGATTCTTGCTCTGCCGGTTTTTACCAATAAGCAGTTCAGAGGCTTCATGGGATTTGATGATTGCGTAAATGAAAGGATCTGGAGTGAAGAGGAAGTTACGTTTCTAAAAACGATTGCGATTAATCTTGGATCGGCTATCGAAAATAAGATTTCGAAAGAGCGGATACTGAAAAGTGAATCAAGACTCCAGGGTATTATCGATTCACAGACGAATTATATTATCCGAACGGATCTGGAAGGATACTATACATACTATAATCCCAAATTTAAGGAAGAGTATGGGTGGATTCATGACAAGGATAACCTTGAAGGAACCCACAGTATGATTTCAATTAAGGAGTATCACCATGACCGTGTGAGACAGGTTGTGGACCAGTGTATGAACAATCCCAATGAAGTATACCAGGTAGAGATTGATAAACCGGGTAAAAATGGAAAGATAAAAACCACTCTGTGGGATTTTGTATGCCTGACAGACAACGCCGGGAAGCCCACCGAAATACAGTGCGTTGGAATTGATATTACTGAAAAGAAAGTGAGTGAAACAGAGCTGAAAGAGTCGCTTCGGGAAAAAGAGGTGCTGCTGGCAGAGATTCATCACAGGGTAAAAAATAATCTTGCTGTTGTTTCTGCCATGATGCAGCTGCAGGCCTACGAAGAAGAGAATGAACTGATTGAAGAAAAATTGAATGCCAGTATTTCGAGGATTCACACAATGGCTACCATACACGAAATACTATATCAGTCTGGTAATTTTTCAAAATTGTCTTTCTCCAAAATTTTAGAAAAGTTAATTGAAAGTATATCGTCCACGATGGGTCAGGATAAGAACATTGACGTTCGGTTTACTCCTGTACCCCTGGAATTGAATATAAATCAGGCAATACCCTGTGCATTAATTGTGAATGAAGTGATAACCAATGTGTATAAACACGCTTTTAAAGGTAGAAAAAAAGGTATTCTTGATGTTAACCTATCCATAGTTAATGATTCGGTTGATATTGAGATTAAAGATAACGGTATAGGGTTGCCCAAATCCTTTACCAGCCAGGATGCAAAATCACTGGGAATACACCTTATAAAAACCCTGGCTTTACAGCTCGAAGCAGAATACAGTTTTAACAGTAGCGGCAAGGGTACCGAATTTCGGCTTCGTTTTACGAAAGCAGATATTAGGGGAAGTGGAAATGCTCAGCTAAGCGGATCTATAGCTCCATAA
- the dnaB gene encoding replicative DNA helicase — MANQNGSKSSNSSRSLQHDGGRIPPQAVEVEEAVLGAMLIEREAATIALQLLRPEDFYKPANKHIFETLFELYERDNPLDLLTVENELRDKSLLDVVGGTGYLADLTRSVSSAANIDYHAQIITEKSIKRNLILHCNEIIKTAYDTTSDASDVLDEAEQRIFDLSNNKTRSNATIIGDILKDTLGYLEDLRGKPEGVTGVPSGLDVDKYTSGWQNGDLVIIAARPSMGKTAFTLTAARNAALHANEEMRTNVAIFSLEMSSQQLVQRFLTMEARINAQDARTGRVKDEDFKRMIDAASRLFTAGIFIDDTPSLSLMELRTKCRRLKSEHDIGLIVVDYLQLMTANARDFGNREQEIATISRGLKALAKELDVPVVALAQLSRAVEQRGGDKRPQLSDLRESGSIEQDADVVCFLYRPEYYGITTTAEGESTNGLAELIIGKQRNGPVGTTRMFFVKEYARFERLSRIDRGNTPGGDDYLEEPENNNDGPSMPPPTHNPGGGDDDEAPF, encoded by the coding sequence ATGGCCAATCAAAATGGCTCTAAGTCGTCCAACAGTTCGCGGTCACTTCAACATGATGGCGGACGTATTCCACCCCAGGCTGTGGAGGTGGAAGAAGCCGTTTTGGGTGCGATGTTGATTGAGCGTGAAGCAGCAACGATTGCTCTCCAGCTTTTACGTCCCGAAGATTTTTACAAACCCGCCAACAAACACATTTTTGAAACGCTTTTTGAGCTTTATGAACGGGATAATCCGCTGGATCTGCTCACTGTGGAAAATGAACTGCGTGACAAAAGTCTGCTGGATGTTGTAGGCGGAACCGGATACCTGGCTGACCTGACGCGCTCGGTTAGTTCGGCAGCCAATATCGATTATCATGCGCAGATCATAACGGAAAAATCGATTAAGCGAAATTTAATCCTGCACTGCAATGAGATCATCAAAACGGCGTATGATACAACTTCTGATGCCTCTGATGTACTGGATGAAGCCGAGCAGCGAATTTTTGATCTTTCCAACAATAAAACCAGGTCTAATGCCACTATTATCGGAGATATCCTAAAAGATACACTTGGCTACCTGGAAGATCTTCGCGGAAAACCGGAAGGGGTCACAGGCGTTCCCTCGGGACTGGATGTAGATAAATATACATCCGGCTGGCAGAATGGAGACCTGGTCATCATTGCGGCTCGTCCCTCGATGGGTAAAACGGCGTTTACACTTACCGCCGCCCGAAATGCGGCCCTACATGCAAATGAGGAGATGCGGACAAATGTGGCGATCTTCAGTTTGGAGATGTCATCCCAGCAGTTGGTCCAGCGATTTCTGACGATGGAAGCGCGAATCAACGCCCAGGATGCACGAACCGGTCGTGTGAAAGATGAAGATTTTAAACGAATGATCGACGCAGCGAGCCGCCTTTTTACGGCCGGTATTTTTATAGATGACACCCCCAGCCTGAGCTTAATGGAACTTCGCACAAAATGCCGGAGACTTAAAAGTGAACACGACATTGGCCTTATTGTTGTGGATTATCTTCAGCTGATGACTGCCAACGCCCGAGATTTTGGAAATCGAGAACAGGAAATTGCAACAATTTCGCGAGGGTTAAAAGCACTGGCTAAAGAACTGGATGTACCTGTAGTTGCTCTTGCACAGTTGAGCCGTGCAGTTGAACAGAGAGGCGGAGACAAACGGCCACAGTTGAGTGACTTACGGGAGTCCGGATCTATTGAGCAGGATGCCGATGTAGTTTGCTTCCTTTACCGGCCTGAATACTATGGAATTACCACAACGGCCGAGGGGGAATCCACCAATGGCCTCGCTGAACTAATTATTGGCAAGCAGCGGAATGGCCCTGTGGGAACAACCCGCATGTTCTTCGTGAAAGAGTACGCCCGGTTCGAACGACTCTCCAGAATTGACCGCGGAAACACGCCGGGAGGTGACGACTACCTTGAAGAACCTGAAAACAATAATGATGGCCCATCTATGCCTCCTCCTACCCACAATCCCGGCGGCGGAGATGACGACGAAGCGCCGTTTTAG
- a CDS encoding aldo/keto reductase yields MKYRTLGKTGFKISEVSLGTWQLGGKWGQGLHPDTAQKTLQKAFDNGVNFIDTADVYKDTESEVEVGKAIKKTSERIYVATKCGRQISPHTNENYTPDALRGYVEDSLKRLDVEALDLVQLHCPPTEVYYRPEIFGEFEKLKEEGKILNLGVSIEKIEEGLKAIEYDNVTTIQVIYNMFRQRPHEELFPKAQDNHVGIIVRVPLASGLLTGKFSKDTTFDKKDHRNFNREGKFFDVGETFSGIPYETGIEAVERLKEAVGEDTNLVHLALRWILMRDEVSVVIPGASSDKHVKSNCDASETPPISDETMEKIDEIYEEMIKPHVHQRW; encoded by the coding sequence ATGAAATACAGAACACTCGGTAAAACAGGTTTTAAAATTTCTGAAGTTTCGCTGGGAACATGGCAGCTTGGCGGAAAATGGGGGCAGGGACTACATCCCGATACCGCCCAAAAAACTTTGCAAAAAGCGTTCGATAACGGAGTTAATTTTATCGATACAGCCGATGTGTACAAAGACACGGAAAGTGAAGTTGAAGTGGGCAAAGCGATCAAAAAAACAAGCGAACGAATTTATGTTGCTACAAAATGCGGTCGCCAAATCAGTCCTCACACCAACGAAAATTACACTCCTGATGCACTTCGGGGATACGTGGAAGATTCTCTGAAGCGCCTGGATGTGGAGGCTCTTGACCTTGTACAGCTTCATTGTCCGCCGACAGAAGTGTACTACCGGCCCGAAATATTTGGTGAGTTTGAGAAACTCAAAGAGGAAGGAAAAATCCTGAATCTTGGTGTAAGCATAGAAAAAATTGAAGAGGGATTGAAGGCCATTGAGTACGACAATGTGACCACCATTCAGGTAATCTACAACATGTTCCGGCAGCGTCCGCATGAAGAGCTTTTTCCAAAAGCACAGGATAATCATGTGGGAATCATCGTTCGGGTTCCATTAGCCAGCGGACTTCTAACCGGTAAATTCTCCAAAGACACAACCTTCGATAAGAAAGATCATAGAAACTTTAACCGCGAAGGTAAATTCTTTGATGTCGGCGAGACCTTCTCAGGAATCCCCTATGAAACGGGAATTGAAGCTGTAGAACGTTTAAAAGAAGCTGTTGGCGAGGACACAAATCTCGTACACCTGGCACTCCGCTGGATTTTAATGCGCGATGAAGTGAGTGTTGTGATTCCGGGTGCTTCATCCGACAAACACGTAAAATCCAACTGCGATGCATCGGAAACACCACCCATTTCGGATGAAACCATGGAAAAAATTGATGAGATTTATGAGGAGATGATCAAGCCGCATGTTCATCAGCGATGGTAA
- a CDS encoding aldo/keto reductase — protein MKYNLLGDTGLLVSELCFGTMTFGGEGMWEAIGQQKQEEADELIKKSVDSGINFIDTANIYSFGQSETILGNSIKNLDLIRDELVIATKLRGKMGEQPNNQGLSRYHIFNSVDKSLKRMQLDHIDLLYVHGVDSVTSIRETMRALNDIVESGKVRYIGVCNWPAWMVMKALGISRQEGWHEFKAMQYFYSLSARDVEDALIPLSQSEKLGFMPWSPLAGGFLSGKYTRNNKKAGGGSRRDEFDFPPINKEQAFDIVNVMEGIAENHEASVAEVALAWVRLQSGVTSTIIGAKNMNQLTSNINSAKLELSNDELSKLDEASSTSDRYPFWMVDRQGANRIPTSEE, from the coding sequence ATGAAATATAATTTATTAGGGGATACTGGCCTGCTTGTCTCGGAACTTTGCTTTGGAACTATGACGTTTGGTGGTGAAGGAATGTGGGAAGCCATCGGTCAGCAGAAACAGGAAGAAGCGGATGAACTCATTAAGAAGTCTGTTGATTCGGGAATCAATTTTATTGATACCGCGAATATCTATTCGTTTGGACAATCCGAAACGATTCTTGGGAACAGTATCAAAAATCTCGATTTAATACGCGATGAACTGGTGATTGCAACGAAACTTCGTGGAAAAATGGGAGAGCAGCCGAATAATCAGGGCCTGTCCCGATATCACATCTTCAACTCGGTTGACAAGAGCTTGAAACGAATGCAGCTGGATCACATCGATCTTCTTTATGTGCATGGCGTTGATTCGGTTACATCTATCCGTGAAACAATGCGCGCATTGAATGATATTGTTGAAAGTGGAAAAGTGCGATACATTGGCGTTTGTAATTGGCCGGCCTGGATGGTGATGAAAGCTCTGGGGATCTCCCGCCAAGAAGGTTGGCATGAATTTAAAGCGATGCAATATTTCTACTCGCTTTCCGCTCGTGATGTGGAGGACGCACTTATCCCGCTAAGTCAATCGGAAAAACTCGGATTCATGCCCTGGAGTCCTCTCGCTGGTGGTTTTCTTTCCGGAAAATATACACGCAACAATAAAAAAGCCGGAGGTGGTTCACGTCGCGATGAATTCGACTTCCCTCCCATCAACAAAGAACAAGCCTTTGATATTGTGAATGTAATGGAAGGGATTGCTGAAAATCATGAAGCTTCTGTTGCTGAAGTAGCTCTCGCCTGGGTTCGGTTACAATCCGGTGTAACGAGTACCATTATCGGTGCAAAAAATATGAACCAACTCACCTCAAACATTAACTCTGCTAAGCTGGAATTGAGTAATGATGAGTTGAGTAAGTTAGACGAAGCTTCTTCGACAAGCGATCGATATCCCTTTTGGATGGTGGATAGACAGGGCGCAAACAGGATCCCAACTTCTGAAGAATAA
- a CDS encoding ferritin encodes MLSKKIESMLNDQVQHEFIAGNWYLSMSSWAEVNGFHGTAGFFLEQSKEENFHAMKIFHYINDRDGHAIAPAVSKPESDFNSFRHLFERGLELEQENTQKIDNLVEAAQEAKDNATQQFLQWYVDEQVEEEELFRTILDKLNILGDKGPGLYMLDQELGNRQADLPADENDETE; translated from the coding sequence ATGTTATCAAAAAAAATTGAATCGATGTTAAACGACCAGGTTCAGCATGAATTTATAGCTGGAAACTGGTACTTGTCTATGTCATCCTGGGCAGAGGTAAATGGCTTTCACGGTACCGCTGGTTTTTTCCTGGAACAGTCTAAAGAGGAAAATTTTCATGCGATGAAGATTTTTCATTATATCAATGACCGGGACGGACATGCCATTGCACCGGCAGTATCAAAACCGGAAAGTGATTTTAACTCTTTTCGACATCTCTTTGAACGAGGTTTAGAACTTGAACAGGAAAACACACAAAAAATCGATAACCTTGTAGAAGCTGCCCAAGAAGCGAAAGACAATGCCACTCAGCAGTTTTTACAGTGGTATGTAGATGAGCAGGTGGAGGAAGAGGAATTATTCCGAACTATTTTGGATAAACTAAATATTCTGGGTGATAAAGGTCCCGGATTGTATATGCTCGATCAGGAATTGGGAAATCGTCAGGCAGATTTGCCCGCTGATGAAAATGATGAAACTGAATAA